A single region of the Microbulbifer sp. MKSA007 genome encodes:
- a CDS encoding FAD-dependent oxidoreductase, with translation MVLVGQAPIAPSPSANQKTTTTTSALLVIIGTGLAGYNLAREFRKLTPQSPLLLITADDGAFYSKPLLSASFSHGKTAQQLSTSSAEDMASELNAQILVHTRVIHIDRQNKTLTIQQDGAEHVSKIPYGKLVLATGAKCRKLPHYEGDAQSHIFRINNLRDYHRFRTAVVGRKRILLLGAGLIGCEFANDLVQTGFAVDLVDMEQWPLATLLPEVAGRDLQTALEDYGVRFHGGSSLKGIEKLSTGFRAQLSSGEQIEADVVLAALGLEANTGLASMAGIAVQRGIAVDRYLQTSDPDIYALGDCAEIDGHQLLFVAP, from the coding sequence ATGGTTCTTGTAGGCCAAGCCCCCATCGCCCCGTCCCCTTCAGCCAACCAAAAAACAACCACTACAACCTCAGCACTTTTAGTTATTATTGGCACAGGGCTGGCCGGGTATAATCTGGCGCGAGAGTTTCGCAAGCTTACCCCCCAGTCTCCTCTCCTGTTAATCACTGCCGATGATGGAGCTTTTTACTCCAAGCCTTTGCTGTCAGCCTCTTTCTCTCACGGCAAGACTGCACAGCAACTCAGCACTTCCAGTGCCGAAGATATGGCTAGCGAACTCAATGCACAAATTCTGGTTCACACGCGGGTAATACATATAGATCGCCAAAACAAAACTCTGACGATTCAGCAGGATGGTGCAGAGCATGTATCCAAGATTCCCTATGGAAAGCTAGTTCTGGCAACCGGGGCCAAGTGCCGCAAACTTCCCCACTATGAGGGGGATGCCCAATCACATATCTTTCGCATAAATAATCTCAGAGACTACCACCGTTTTCGCACTGCCGTGGTGGGGCGCAAGCGCATACTACTCCTGGGCGCTGGTTTGATTGGCTGTGAATTTGCCAACGATCTGGTACAGACCGGCTTCGCAGTGGATCTGGTTGACATGGAGCAATGGCCACTGGCGACACTGCTGCCGGAAGTCGCCGGGCGCGATCTGCAGACGGCCCTGGAAGACTATGGCGTTCGCTTCCATGGGGGCTCATCATTAAAGGGTATCGAGAAATTGAGCACCGGTTTCCGGGCCCAGCTGAGTAGTGGAGAGCAAATAGAAGCGGATGTTGTTCTCGCCGCACTCGGACTTGAGGCTAACACCGGCTTAGCCTCCATGGCCGGTATAGCCGTGCAAAGAGGTATTGCTGTAGATCGATATCTGCAAACAAGCGATCCCGATATCTACGCCCTGGGGGATTGCGCAGAAATAGACGGCCATCAGCTACTCTTTGTCGCCCCCTAA
- a CDS encoding aminotransferase class V-fold PLP-dependent enzyme, giving the protein MGLELKMPELGNLNENSLELECRVALVSSDSKLANEWITALNNTAAVHDNPFGLHFEAVMPADAERLAKEEDSLQAVIVDGGSDGQRLDAADELADRVHALRSQLNIFLVAHSGFAGTTSKPGKSGSKSLSNLRRRFDELFDRREGNFNHMFRLVQAFIARRASTPFADTLKEYVFSARDAWHTPGHSGGDSLRNSPWVGDFYRFMGEHIFNTDLSVSVQVLDSLLEPHSVIQEAQDLAAQAFGARHTFFLTNGTSTANKVVIQQILGGGGKIIVDQACHKSVHHAIVMNRCEPVYLKSVLHPEFGIYGPVKRSDIEAALDEHSDARLLVITSCTYDGLRYDLKPIIDYAHERGVKVLVDEAWFAHGFFHPELRPTALECGADYVTQSTHKMLSAFSQASMIHVQDPDFDEFRFRENLNMHASTSPQYAMIASLDVARKQMAMEGYGRLKQCLKMVEILRNAVNETGVFRALTRDDLIADPLASDNIRLDPTKVTIDISKSGYSGNEMQIKLFDQYGIQVEKTTYNTITVLVTLGSTESKLLRLIHALKQLAGNTHKRIHIGSPRRLPEFTRFTCLPADAYFSEAEELPLMDNGTEAIENLVGRTSADEIVPYPPGIPVLVPGQEISAQIVQFLQQLLQGQNTTEIHGLIFRSDEPMLRVVKEASKGKAEKVQSSGEKKKGK; this is encoded by the coding sequence ATGGGTTTGGAATTGAAGATGCCTGAGTTGGGCAACCTAAACGAAAATAGCCTTGAATTAGAGTGTCGGGTCGCTCTGGTCAGTTCTGATAGCAAATTGGCCAATGAGTGGATTACCGCTCTCAATAATACGGCAGCAGTACACGACAATCCTTTTGGTCTTCATTTTGAAGCCGTAATGCCCGCAGATGCTGAGAGGTTGGCAAAAGAAGAGGATTCCCTGCAAGCGGTCATTGTCGATGGTGGCAGTGATGGGCAGAGGCTGGATGCTGCAGATGAACTCGCTGACCGAGTTCACGCTTTGCGTTCCCAGCTTAACATCTTCCTCGTAGCCCACAGTGGTTTTGCTGGAACAACTTCCAAGCCGGGCAAATCCGGTTCAAAATCCCTGTCAAATTTGCGTCGCCGCTTCGATGAGTTGTTCGACCGCCGTGAGGGCAATTTCAACCATATGTTCCGCTTGGTGCAGGCGTTTATTGCTCGAAGAGCTTCGACTCCTTTTGCCGACACTCTGAAAGAATACGTATTCTCAGCTCGGGATGCGTGGCATACACCCGGCCATTCTGGTGGTGACAGTCTGCGCAATAGTCCCTGGGTGGGGGATTTTTATCGCTTTATGGGTGAACATATCTTCAATACAGACTTGTCTGTATCTGTTCAAGTTTTAGATAGTTTACTCGAGCCCCACTCGGTTATTCAGGAGGCGCAGGATCTAGCGGCTCAGGCTTTTGGAGCTCGCCATACCTTTTTCCTGACCAACGGCACCTCTACCGCGAATAAAGTGGTTATTCAGCAAATTCTTGGTGGTGGCGGAAAAATTATCGTTGACCAAGCGTGTCACAAATCAGTTCACCATGCGATTGTGATGAATCGCTGTGAGCCGGTTTACCTGAAGTCTGTACTGCATCCAGAATTTGGAATTTACGGGCCGGTAAAGCGTTCGGATATTGAAGCTGCCCTGGATGAGCACAGTGATGCGCGCCTATTGGTAATTACCTCCTGCACCTATGATGGATTACGTTACGACCTTAAGCCAATTATCGACTACGCCCATGAGCGTGGAGTGAAAGTGCTGGTGGATGAAGCCTGGTTTGCCCATGGTTTCTTCCATCCCGAGTTGCGGCCTACAGCACTGGAGTGTGGGGCAGATTATGTGACCCAAAGCACCCACAAAATGCTGTCGGCCTTTTCCCAGGCCAGTATGATCCACGTGCAAGACCCGGACTTTGATGAATTCCGTTTTCGCGAAAACCTGAATATGCACGCCTCTACCAGTCCTCAGTACGCAATGATTGCGAGCCTAGATGTGGCGCGGAAACAAATGGCGATGGAGGGGTATGGTCGTTTGAAGCAATGTCTAAAGATGGTGGAAATTTTACGTAATGCCGTTAATGAGACAGGTGTGTTCCGCGCGCTAACACGTGATGACTTGATTGCTGACCCACTTGCCAGTGATAACATTCGCCTTGATCCCACCAAGGTGACTATTGATATTTCCAAGAGTGGTTACTCTGGCAATGAAATGCAGATTAAATTGTTTGATCAGTATGGCATCCAGGTGGAAAAGACCACCTACAATACCATTACTGTGCTTGTAACCCTCGGTAGTACAGAGAGCAAATTACTTCGCTTGATTCATGCTCTTAAGCAATTGGCAGGAAATACTCACAAGCGTATTCATATCGGGTCGCCGAGGCGTTTGCCAGAATTTACCCGTTTTACATGTTTACCGGCAGATGCTTATTTTTCGGAAGCAGAAGAATTGCCGCTGATGGACAACGGCACAGAAGCTATTGAGAACCTGGTTGGCCGGACCAGTGCAGATGAAATTGTTCCTTATCCGCCAGGTATTCCGGTCCTTGTGCCGGGACAGGAAATTTCAGCCCAAATAGTACAGTTTTTACAGCAGCTACTTCAGGGGCAGAATACGACAGAAATTCACGGTCTTATTTTCCGCTCTGATGAGCCGATGCTAAGGGTCGTTAAGGAAGCCTCCAAGGGCAAAGCTGAGAAAGTGCAGTCTTCTGGAGAGAAAAAGAAAGGAAAATAG
- a CDS encoding SDR family NAD(P)-dependent oxidoreductase, translating into MLKSPQSVLIAGASGGIAQAIGAEIIRRYPQVTLLTLSRITVDMIPGHVGERHHLSVCLEQAESIDIVENFLAEHSEPPGWIINCCGILHDEFHGPEKSLSQCDDHWLLQSIQVNVLSHLHLARALDGFLKRRRPLLWASLSAKVGSITDNQLGGWYSYRCSKAALNMLVKNLSIEWARKLEESCVVAIHPGTTDTSLSKPFQSNLPPDKLYTPELSANRIVDVLSQLASSDTGKLLSWDGSLIPW; encoded by the coding sequence ATGCTCAAAAGTCCACAATCTGTGTTGATAGCCGGTGCTTCCGGTGGCATAGCGCAGGCCATTGGCGCCGAAATTATTCGGCGCTATCCTCAAGTTACATTATTGACCTTGAGTCGAATCACAGTTGATATGATTCCTGGCCATGTCGGTGAGCGACACCATTTATCCGTTTGTTTAGAGCAAGCCGAGTCCATCGATATTGTTGAAAATTTTTTGGCCGAACACTCTGAGCCTCCAGGTTGGATAATCAACTGCTGTGGCATTTTACATGATGAGTTCCATGGACCGGAGAAGTCTCTATCGCAATGTGATGATCACTGGTTGTTGCAGTCGATTCAGGTCAACGTACTTTCCCATTTACATTTAGCGCGCGCACTGGATGGATTCTTGAAGCGCAGACGCCCTTTGTTGTGGGCGTCGCTTTCGGCAAAGGTGGGAAGTATCACGGATAACCAGCTCGGTGGCTGGTACAGCTACCGGTGTAGTAAGGCCGCATTAAATATGCTGGTTAAGAACCTGTCTATTGAGTGGGCGCGGAAACTGGAGGAAAGTTGTGTGGTGGCGATTCATCCAGGTACGACAGATACTTCACTATCCAAGCCTTTCCAGTCTAATTTGCCCCCAGATAAACTCTACACCCCTGAATTAAGTGCGAATCGTATTGTAGATGTCTTGAGTCAACTGGCATCGTCAGATACCGGAAAATTACTATCATGGGATGGAAGTCTTATACCCTGGTAG
- a CDS encoding glycerophosphodiester phosphodiesterase, with protein sequence MTSTTLFCFAHRGYQQRASENTLQAIGHALELNVGGIEIDVWNIGGQLLVKHDRRLGRLIAGSELITEMHPDALKERPLPCGNKVPTLREVLELVGNSAQLNIELKGPNCAALFADEIHTFTQDTGASYEQYIVSSFDHRQLYQCLQLAPEVRRGVLVSGVPLDLAACSAPLKAYSLHTNVDFINADLIADAKQRGLKNYVFTVNDPNDLILLAAQGIDGVFTDEPQIVSDFNARVEFTKTGT encoded by the coding sequence ATGACTTCAACTACGCTCTTCTGTTTCGCCCACCGGGGCTATCAACAGCGAGCCAGTGAAAACACTCTCCAAGCAATCGGGCATGCGTTGGAACTCAACGTCGGGGGTATCGAAATTGATGTGTGGAATATTGGTGGGCAGCTTCTCGTCAAGCATGACCGGCGACTCGGACGCCTAATCGCGGGCTCTGAACTCATCACTGAAATGCATCCCGATGCCCTGAAAGAGAGACCTCTCCCTTGCGGGAATAAGGTCCCTACATTAAGGGAAGTCCTGGAACTTGTGGGAAATAGTGCCCAACTCAATATCGAGCTGAAAGGGCCTAACTGTGCAGCCCTTTTCGCGGATGAAATCCACACCTTTACGCAGGATACTGGTGCAAGCTACGAGCAATACATCGTCTCCTCTTTTGATCACCGCCAGTTGTACCAGTGCCTGCAATTAGCTCCTGAGGTTCGGCGGGGAGTTCTGGTTTCCGGTGTTCCCCTCGATCTTGCAGCCTGCTCTGCTCCATTAAAGGCCTATTCATTACATACGAACGTAGATTTTATAAATGCAGATTTAATAGCCGATGCAAAACAGCGCGGGCTTAAGAACTACGTATTTACCGTCAACGACCCCAACGATTTGATACTGTTGGCAGCTCAAGGTATTGATGGGGTTTTCACTGATGAACCTCAAATCGTATCCGATTTTAATGCCCGTGTTGAATTCACAAAAACTGGCACTTAG
- a CDS encoding GNAT family N-acetyltransferase, translating into MVLSGCNVDIDLKISLANYDDLHDAKSIIALMEEYALHPFGGGEALSDHCRTGLVSALNEFPGAFSILAYRDGRAVGLINCFTGFSTFLCKPLINIHDVVVSESARGLGVCTAMLGFLEKEAKDRGCCKLTLEVLQKNYTAQAAYRKTGFKPYAMDEEFGQAEFWQRYL; encoded by the coding sequence ATGGTGTTGTCAGGTTGTAATGTAGATATTGATTTAAAAATTAGTTTGGCGAATTATGATGACTTGCATGATGCAAAAAGCATAATTGCTTTAATGGAAGAGTATGCACTTCATCCATTTGGTGGTGGTGAAGCTCTTTCTGATCATTGTCGAACAGGGTTGGTGTCGGCACTAAATGAATTTCCTGGAGCTTTTAGTATTTTAGCATATCGAGATGGTAGAGCTGTTGGTCTTATTAATTGCTTTACTGGTTTTTCCACTTTTTTATGTAAACCTCTTATTAATATTCACGATGTTGTTGTTAGTGAATCTGCACGAGGTTTGGGCGTTTGTACGGCTATGCTGGGTTTTCTTGAGAAAGAAGCAAAAGACAGAGGTTGTTGTAAGTTAACCTTGGAAGTTCTACAAAAAAATTACACTGCGCAGGCTGCTTACCGTAAGACTGGGTTTAAACCGTACGCCATGGATGAGGAGTTCGGTCAGGCCGAATTTTGGCAGCGATATCTTTAA
- a CDS encoding NUDIX domain-containing protein, which yields MAFDDSYRLSAHAVITNTGGEVLQLKATYAERSWGLPGGALDPGETAHEALVRECHEELGREVRIEYLSGIYYHNAFNSHVFIFRAHFIKEGDYILSDEHSQWAYFPLHQLSQVQRHRVEDCLTFNGIVRSAKF from the coding sequence ATGGCCTTTGATGATAGTTACCGCTTGAGTGCCCATGCGGTAATCACGAATACTGGTGGAGAAGTACTGCAGCTGAAAGCGACTTATGCTGAGCGTAGCTGGGGCTTGCCTGGCGGAGCATTAGACCCGGGTGAAACTGCCCATGAGGCATTGGTGCGGGAGTGCCATGAGGAACTTGGACGAGAAGTTCGAATAGAGTATCTCAGTGGCATCTACTACCACAACGCATTCAATTCACATGTTTTTATTTTTCGAGCCCATTTCATTAAAGAGGGTGACTATATTCTCTCTGATGAACATTCCCAATGGGCTTACTTTCCGCTTCACCAATTATCCCAGGTACAGCGTCACAGGGTCGAGGATTGCCTCACGTTTAATGGTATTGTGCGTAGCGCAAAGTTCTAA
- a CDS encoding acyl-CoA dehydrogenase family protein, whose amino-acid sequence MNSEIHTSDCKTNYQVANQPCPLSGHNLYIADQALKEAVHINGAHWAEDDLERYGEVCGRPEMIERGYAANEFKPIFESHDRSGHRIDLVRYHPSYHQLMQLALSEGLHSSPWTDPRAAAHVARAAKNYLHTQLEAGHGCPITMTFASVPTIELNPEIATEWIPKITSRTYDGSNRPYFEKNSLTIGMGMTEKQGGSDVRANTTAAIPLVDGTYELLGHKWFMSAPMCDAFLILAQAPGGLSCFLVPRWRPDGSKNQLEIQRLKTKCGNVSNASSEVEIRGALGWLIGAEGRGVSAIIKMVAITRFDCMMGSSAGQRQAVIQAIYNASERKAFGKKLIDQPLMQNVLADLQLEVEGSIAFTMRIARAMDQEGNEHEKMLLRLGAAVGKYWICKRSPHHAYEAMECLGGNGAIENFITARLYRDAPINAIWEGSGNIQAMDVLRAITKTPAVISHWFDELNISRGINTQFDTAVDKLRNDLSDLNQFEYRARHIIDQMALTMQAHLLLQGSSPCVTDAFIKSRIGINGTHNTGSLPTGIDIATILERGNPLIT is encoded by the coding sequence ATGAACAGTGAGATCCACACATCAGATTGCAAAACCAATTATCAGGTTGCCAACCAGCCCTGCCCGCTTTCTGGTCATAACCTCTATATTGCTGATCAGGCGTTAAAGGAAGCCGTACATATTAATGGGGCCCATTGGGCTGAAGATGACCTGGAGCGGTATGGGGAGGTGTGTGGTAGGCCAGAAATGATTGAGCGGGGCTATGCTGCCAATGAATTTAAACCTATCTTCGAAAGTCACGATCGTTCCGGCCACCGCATTGATTTGGTTCGATACCATCCCTCTTATCACCAGCTAATGCAGCTGGCACTTTCAGAAGGTTTACACAGCTCTCCCTGGACCGACCCACGGGCTGCTGCCCATGTGGCCAGAGCTGCAAAAAATTACTTGCACACTCAGCTTGAAGCCGGTCATGGGTGTCCTATCACTATGACCTTCGCCTCAGTACCCACTATCGAGCTAAACCCTGAAATCGCCACTGAATGGATACCCAAAATAACCAGCCGCACTTACGATGGAAGTAATCGCCCATATTTTGAGAAAAACTCATTGACGATCGGTATGGGCATGACCGAAAAACAAGGGGGCTCAGATGTCAGGGCAAATACCACCGCTGCAATTCCCCTCGTCGATGGAACCTATGAATTATTAGGGCACAAATGGTTTATGTCCGCCCCTATGTGCGATGCCTTTTTAATTCTTGCCCAGGCGCCCGGCGGCTTATCCTGCTTCTTGGTTCCAAGATGGAGGCCGGATGGATCGAAGAACCAGCTGGAGATTCAACGCCTGAAGACAAAGTGTGGCAATGTTTCCAATGCTTCTTCAGAAGTTGAAATACGCGGCGCATTGGGCTGGCTAATCGGTGCAGAAGGGCGTGGGGTCAGCGCCATCATCAAGATGGTAGCGATTACACGGTTTGATTGCATGATGGGCTCATCTGCAGGGCAGCGGCAAGCTGTTATCCAGGCAATATACAATGCTAGTGAGCGTAAAGCATTTGGCAAAAAGCTGATTGATCAACCACTGATGCAAAATGTGCTTGCCGACCTGCAATTGGAGGTGGAAGGCTCAATTGCCTTTACCATGCGCATAGCCAGAGCAATGGATCAAGAGGGCAACGAACACGAAAAGATGCTACTCAGACTCGGGGCCGCGGTGGGAAAATACTGGATATGCAAACGCAGTCCTCATCACGCCTATGAGGCTATGGAGTGCCTGGGAGGTAATGGAGCTATTGAAAATTTTATTACGGCACGGCTGTACCGAGATGCTCCGATAAATGCAATCTGGGAGGGCTCAGGGAATATTCAAGCGATGGACGTGTTACGTGCCATCACTAAAACCCCTGCAGTAATTAGCCACTGGTTTGATGAATTAAACATTAGTCGAGGCATAAACACACAATTTGATACGGCAGTCGACAAGTTAAGAAACGACCTTTCCGACCTAAATCAATTTGAATACCGTGCACGTCATATTATTGATCAAATGGCCCTGACCATGCAGGCGCACCTTCTGCTACAGGGGAGTAGCCCTTGTGTAACTGATGCCTTTATCAAATCAAGAATAGGGATTAACGGCACACACAATACTGGAAGCCTACCCACCGGGATTGACATCGCCACTATTCTGGAGCGGGGAAACCCTCTTATAACTTAA
- a CDS encoding flavin reductase family protein: MTTEKSRTISPSPEQSRLLRDTLGHFATGVTVITTQDTNDQPAGMTANSFNSVSLDPALVLWSIDKQSMGYKAFTTREHFAVHILRADQQHVSNLFAGRGADKFGQVNWYEGPNGIPRLEECAAYFHCRRAQCIDGGDHTILLGEVLEFAAFGGEPLVFHQGCYRALAGE, from the coding sequence ATGACGACAGAGAAAAGCCGTACGATTTCCCCGTCACCCGAGCAAAGCCGGCTACTGCGGGACACCCTCGGCCACTTTGCTACCGGTGTAACTGTCATTACCACTCAGGATACCAATGACCAACCTGCCGGCATGACGGCTAACAGCTTTAATTCCGTTTCCCTGGACCCCGCCCTGGTTCTATGGAGTATCGATAAGCAGTCCATGGGCTATAAAGCATTTACCACCCGGGAGCACTTTGCCGTGCATATCCTGCGAGCAGACCAACAACATGTCTCAAACCTATTTGCTGGTCGAGGGGCAGACAAGTTTGGACAGGTCAACTGGTATGAAGGCCCCAATGGTATACCCCGCCTAGAGGAGTGTGCAGCCTATTTCCATTGCCGCCGCGCGCAGTGCATTGATGGTGGAGATCACACAATATTGCTTGGAGAGGTGCTGGAATTTGCCGCTTTTGGTGGTGAACCCCTGGTCTTTCATCAAGGCTGTTATCGTGCATTGGCTGGAGAGTAG
- the can gene encoding carbonate dehydratase, with protein sequence MHPLNHLIENNQHWSEATREDKPDFFLKLSEQQSPEYLWIGCADSRVPANEIVGLLPGELFVHRNVANVVVHSDLNCLSVLQYAVEILKVKHIIVCGHYGCGGVQAALNNEQLGLIDNWLRHIQDVRDKHHTLIDLFQQQQRTDLLCELNVLEQVIHVCQTTIVRDAWRRGQELTVNGWVYGLKDGLVHDLGISIKHPGEIADIYQSALSKIAQRSTE encoded by the coding sequence TTGCACCCGCTTAATCATTTAATAGAGAACAACCAACATTGGTCAGAGGCAACTCGCGAAGATAAGCCTGACTTTTTCCTTAAACTGTCTGAGCAGCAGAGCCCTGAATACCTCTGGATTGGCTGCGCTGATAGTCGCGTTCCCGCGAATGAAATTGTCGGCCTATTACCCGGGGAGCTTTTTGTCCACAGAAATGTTGCCAATGTAGTAGTCCACTCAGACCTGAACTGCCTTTCAGTACTGCAGTACGCTGTAGAAATCCTAAAAGTAAAACATATTATTGTCTGTGGTCATTACGGCTGCGGCGGTGTCCAGGCCGCACTTAATAACGAGCAACTTGGCCTGATCGATAACTGGCTGAGACACATTCAGGATGTCAGGGATAAGCATCACACCTTGATAGATCTTTTCCAGCAACAGCAACGCACAGACTTACTGTGCGAACTCAATGTTCTGGAACAGGTAATACACGTTTGCCAGACCACCATTGTCCGCGATGCCTGGCGTAGGGGCCAGGAACTGACCGTCAATGGGTGGGTATATGGACTCAAGGATGGCCTGGTGCACGATTTGGGTATTTCAATCAAGCACCCGGGGGAAATTGCTGATATTTATCAAAGTGCTCTCAGTAAAATCGCCCAGCGCAGCACGGAATAA
- a CDS encoding phospholipase A: protein MLPMVYNPAPEEGGLADIEGLAEAEELDNVEVQFQLSVQVPIWRGFLGQASVLSVAYTNRSFWQAYNSDDSAPFRETNHEPELILSWLNDWSLFGWNNVANQVAINHQSNGRSEPYSRSWNRIYANFIFERDNYSISLKPWYRVPEDKDDDDNPDIEHYLGHFELGGRYRDGDHTVSLMLRNNLRSDNRGAVELTWGFPLGKRVDGYIRYFNGYGESLLDYDESVQTLGFGFVLAQGF, encoded by the coding sequence GTGCTGCCAATGGTCTACAATCCAGCCCCGGAAGAGGGAGGGCTGGCAGACATTGAAGGCCTTGCTGAGGCAGAAGAGTTGGATAACGTCGAAGTTCAATTCCAGCTTTCTGTGCAGGTGCCTATTTGGCGGGGTTTTTTGGGGCAGGCTTCTGTACTGAGTGTCGCCTATACAAATCGCAGCTTTTGGCAGGCGTACAACTCCGATGACTCCGCTCCCTTCCGTGAAACAAACCACGAGCCGGAATTGATTCTGAGTTGGCTCAATGACTGGAGTCTATTTGGTTGGAATAATGTAGCTAACCAGGTAGCGATTAACCACCAGTCAAATGGGCGTAGTGAACCCTATTCCCGTAGCTGGAATAGAATATATGCGAATTTCATTTTTGAGCGGGATAATTATTCAATCAGCCTAAAGCCCTGGTACAGGGTTCCTGAAGATAAGGATGATGATGATAATCCGGATATTGAGCACTACCTGGGGCATTTTGAACTAGGTGGGCGATACCGCGATGGAGATCACACGGTTTCACTGATGTTACGTAACAATTTGCGCTCAGATAATCGTGGTGCAGTGGAGCTGACCTGGGGCTTCCCTCTCGGGAAACGCGTTGATGGATATATCCGCTATTTCAATGGTTACGGAGAGAGCCTCCTTGATTATGATGAATCAGTGCAAACTTTAGGATTTGGATTTGTATTAGCCCAGGGGTTTTAA